The Polypterus senegalus isolate Bchr_013 chromosome 9, ASM1683550v1, whole genome shotgun sequence genome includes a window with the following:
- the surf2 gene encoding surfeit locus protein 2: MSEISPDVQAFLDRHPSLKPTERDKIRCELTGHEIPCRLSDLQTYTSGKKYKQLTKLVPSFDYSQYEPHVVPSTKQPNDLFCKLTIRHINRTPRDVLAHVNGKKYKRALQKYEQCVRDGVEFVPACLQNKQKRMEKKEEQEREHEKAKKKSTGFWEPTSSDGEEESDDSMTDLYPEEMFPLKTSQDVEMKATESDEFQSDSDEKAASDKLDNSKKMEVEVSTQNKRKKKQSGSFQKRFKGPHRKGKGKGVKKAGKGKA; this comes from the exons ATGAGTGAGATTTCCCCTGACGTTCAGGCATTTCTAGATCGACATCCAAGTTTGAAGCCAACAGAACGGGACAAG ATCAGATGTGAGCTAACTGGCCATGAGATCCCCTGTCGCCTTTCTGACCTCCAAACCTACACGAGTGGCAAGAAATACAAACAACTGACCAAACTAGTCCCCAGCTTTGACTACAGCCAATACGAGCCCCACGTGGTCCCTAGCACAAAACAACC CAACGACCTCTTCTGCAAACTGACTATCCGGCACATCAACCGCACCCCACGTGATGTCTTGGCACATGTCAATGGAAAGAAGTACAAACGAGCCCTGCAGAAGT ATGAGCAGTGCGTCCGGGATGGAGTAGAGTTTGTGCCAGCCTGTCTTCAGAATAAgcagaaaagaatggaaaagaaggaggaacagGAACGGGAacatgaaaaggcaaaaaagaaaagcacaggcTTTTGGGAGCCCACATCTAGTGACGGGGAAGAGGAGTCAGATGACAGCATGACTGACCTTTATCCAG AGGAGATGTTCCCACTTAAAACTTCCCAGGATGTGGAGATGAAAGCCACAGAGAGTGATGAGTTCCAGTCGGACAGCGATGAGAAGGCAGCATCAGATAAACTGGACAATTCAAAAaagatggaggtggaagtgtcgacacaaaacaagagaaaaaag aaGCAGTCGGGTTCATTCCAGAAAAGATTCAAAGGTCCGCACCGGAAAGGGAAAGGAAAAGGAGTCAAGAAAGCAGGAAAAGGAAAGGCCTGA